The following proteins come from a genomic window of Geminicoccaceae bacterium SCSIO 64248:
- a CDS encoding MBL fold metallo-hydrolase, which produces MKVTVLGCGTSAGVPMIGCHCAVCRSTDPRDKRLRCSIFVETEDRKILVDTGPDLRAQCLAAGIDWVDAILFTHAHADHIHGIDDVRSLNWAMERMIDAYADADVFDRIRTRFDYALHPDTVGFWRPVLNPIAFDGPFRVGEQEVVPILQGHGKGVSWGFRFGAFAYSPDVDALDEAAFAALAGIEVWIVDALRERPHPSHSHLEQTLAWIERVRPKRAILTHTNHEVAYADWQARLPAGVELAHDGMVIELP; this is translated from the coding sequence ATGAAAGTGACGGTCCTGGGCTGCGGCACCTCGGCAGGCGTGCCGATGATCGGCTGCCATTGCGCCGTGTGCCGCTCGACCGATCCGCGCGACAAGCGGCTCCGCTGCTCGATCTTCGTCGAGACGGAGGATCGCAAGATCCTGGTCGACACCGGGCCCGACCTGCGCGCCCAATGCCTCGCCGCCGGGATCGATTGGGTCGACGCCATCCTGTTCACCCACGCCCATGCCGACCACATTCACGGCATCGACGACGTGCGCTCGCTCAACTGGGCGATGGAGCGGATGATCGACGCCTATGCCGACGCGGACGTCTTCGACCGCATCCGGACACGCTTCGACTACGCGCTTCATCCCGACACGGTCGGGTTCTGGCGGCCGGTGCTCAACCCCATCGCGTTCGACGGGCCGTTCCGGGTCGGCGAGCAGGAGGTCGTGCCCATCCTCCAGGGCCATGGCAAGGGCGTGAGCTGGGGCTTCCGTTTCGGCGCCTTCGCCTACAGCCCCGATGTCGACGCCCTGGACGAGGCCGCCTTCGCGGCCCTGGCCGGCATCGAGGTTTGGATCGTCGATGCGCTGCGCGAGCGGCCGCACCCCAGCCACTCCCATCTCGAGCAAACCTTGGCCTGGATCGAGCGCGTCCGGCCGAAGCGGGCGATCCTCACCCACACCAATCACGAGGTCGCCTATGCCGATTGGCAGGCGCGCCTGCCCGCGGGCGTCGAACTCGCCCATGACGGCATGGTGATCGAGCTGCCTTAG
- a CDS encoding TatD family hydrolase, whose protein sequence is MLVDSHCHLDLIAGEGDILPVVQRARASDVRTLVSISTRLSTFPSLLARVEPVDDVWCSVGVHPHNAGKEPTDAATLIGLTDHPKVVGVGEAGLDYFYDNAPRPAQAEGFRAHIAAARATGLPVIVHTRDADDDTIAILRDETAKGAFPGVIHCYSTGPALAEAALEMGLYLGLGGILTFNRSVELRETIARVPLERLILETDAPYLAPQPKRGKPNEPAYIPMVADVLAEVKGSDRATIDRVTTDNFFRLFAKASRPADAA, encoded by the coding sequence ATGCTTGTCGACAGCCACTGCCATCTCGACCTGATCGCGGGCGAGGGAGACATCCTGCCCGTCGTCCAGCGCGCCCGCGCCTCGGACGTGCGCACGCTCGTCTCGATCTCGACGCGGCTCAGCACCTTCCCGTCCTTGTTGGCGCGGGTCGAGCCGGTCGACGACGTCTGGTGTTCGGTCGGCGTGCACCCGCACAACGCGGGCAAGGAGCCGACCGATGCCGCGACGCTGATCGGCCTGACCGACCATCCCAAGGTGGTCGGCGTCGGCGAGGCCGGACTCGACTATTTCTACGACAACGCGCCGCGGCCGGCGCAGGCCGAAGGCTTCCGGGCGCATATCGCCGCGGCTCGGGCGACCGGCCTGCCCGTGATCGTCCACACCCGCGACGCCGACGACGACACGATCGCCATCCTGCGGGACGAGACGGCCAAGGGAGCCTTTCCCGGCGTGATCCACTGCTACAGCACCGGCCCCGCCCTGGCCGAGGCGGCGCTGGAAATGGGCCTCTATCTCGGCCTGGGCGGCATCCTGACCTTCAACCGCTCGGTCGAGTTGCGCGAGACGATCGCCCGGGTGCCTCTGGAGCGGCTGATCCTGGAGACGGATGCGCCCTATCTCGCGCCCCAGCCCAAGCGCGGCAAGCCGAACGAGCCCGCCTACATCCCGATGGTCGCTGACGTCCTCGCCGAGGTGAAGGGGTCCGACCGGGCGACCATCGACCGCGTGACGACCGACAATTTCTTCCGGCTGTTCGCCAAGGCGAGCCGTCCGGCCGATGCCGCATGA
- the metG gene encoding methionine--tRNA ligase codes for MAGADTFYVTTPIYYVNDSPHVGHAYTTVACDALARFWRLDGRETYFLTGTDEHGQKVEKAAQLAGTDPQSFTDNVSGRFRDLAALLHVANDDFIRTTEERHKAGVQALWQRLVDKGEIYLGSYAGWYAVRDEAFYAESELIDGKAPSGAPVEWVAEPSYFFRLSAWGDRLLAFYADNPGFILPPSRRNEVVRFVEGGLQDLSVSRTSFSWGVPVPGDPDHVVYVWLDALANYITALGYPDEAGDRYRTFWPADLHVVGKDILRFHAVFWPAFLMAASLPTPKRVFAHGWWTIEGQKMSKSLGNVIDPRSLIEEYGIDAVRYFLLREVPFGNDGDFSKRAMVGRLNSDLANDYGNLCQRVLSMIGRNCGGEVPMPGAFTDEDRALLDRAHGLLGIVRAEIENQALNRALEAIFEVVGLANRYVDAQAPWTLRKTDSARMATVLYVLAETIRHLAVLTQPVMPDASAKILDLLAQPDDARGFASLGASGQALGPGTALPPPAPIFPRYVETDGAA; via the coding sequence ATGGCCGGGGCCGACACGTTCTACGTCACCACGCCGATCTACTACGTCAACGACTCGCCCCATGTCGGCCATGCCTACACCACCGTCGCCTGCGATGCGCTCGCCCGCTTCTGGCGCCTGGACGGGCGCGAGACCTACTTCCTGACCGGCACGGACGAGCACGGCCAGAAGGTCGAGAAGGCGGCGCAGCTCGCCGGCACCGATCCGCAGAGCTTCACCGACAACGTGTCCGGCCGGTTCCGTGACCTCGCGGCGCTCCTGCACGTCGCGAACGACGATTTCATCCGCACGACCGAGGAACGCCACAAGGCGGGCGTCCAGGCCCTGTGGCAGCGCCTGGTCGACAAGGGCGAGATCTATCTCGGCTCCTATGCCGGCTGGTACGCGGTACGCGACGAGGCGTTCTACGCCGAATCCGAGCTGATCGACGGCAAGGCGCCCTCCGGCGCGCCGGTCGAGTGGGTCGCGGAGCCCAGCTACTTCTTCCGCCTATCCGCCTGGGGCGACCGGCTGCTCGCCTTCTACGCCGACAATCCCGGCTTCATCCTACCGCCCAGCCGGCGCAACGAGGTGGTCCGCTTCGTCGAGGGCGGCCTGCAGGACCTGTCGGTGTCGCGCACCAGCTTCAGCTGGGGCGTGCCGGTGCCGGGCGACCCCGATCACGTCGTCTATGTCTGGCTGGACGCGCTGGCCAACTACATCACCGCGCTCGGCTATCCCGACGAGGCCGGCGACCGCTATCGCACGTTCTGGCCGGCCGACCTGCATGTCGTCGGCAAGGACATCCTGCGCTTCCACGCCGTCTTCTGGCCCGCCTTTCTCATGGCGGCCAGCCTGCCCACGCCCAAGCGGGTGTTCGCGCACGGCTGGTGGACGATCGAGGGCCAGAAGATGTCCAAGTCGCTGGGCAACGTCATCGACCCGCGCTCGCTGATCGAGGAATACGGCATCGATGCCGTGCGTTACTTTCTCCTGCGCGAGGTGCCGTTCGGCAATGACGGCGACTTCTCCAAGCGGGCGATGGTCGGCCGGCTGAACAGCGACCTCGCCAACGACTACGGCAATCTCTGCCAGCGCGTGCTCTCGATGATCGGGCGCAATTGCGGCGGCGAGGTGCCGATGCCGGGGGCGTTCACGGACGAGGATCGCGCGTTGCTGGACCGGGCGCACGGTCTGCTCGGCATCGTGCGCGCCGAGATCGAGAACCAGGCGCTCAATCGGGCGCTCGAGGCCATCTTCGAGGTGGTCGGCCTCGCCAACCGCTATGTCGACGCCCAGGCGCCCTGGACGCTGCGCAAGACCGATTCCGCACGCATGGCGACCGTGCTCTACGTGCTGGCCGAGACGATCCGCCATTTGGCCGTCCTGACCCAGCCGGTCATGCCGGACGCGTCCGCCAAGATCCTGGACCTCCTGGCTCAGCCGGACGACGCGCGCGGCTTCGCGAGCCTGGGCGCGAGCGGGCAGGCGCTGGGGCCCGGAACGGCCCTGCCGCCGCCGGCGCCCATCTTTCCCCGCTATGTCGAGACGGACGGAGCGGCCTGA
- a CDS encoding DNA polymerase III subunit delta' gives MSATPPAATADLIGHDEAEARLVRALASGRLPPAWLICGPDGVGKATLAYRLARVLLGGRARPGTLEVGAEDRVFHQVTAGSHPDLTVLERARDPKSGRLKADIPVDAVREAADALHVSSMGSGWRVVLIDPGEAMNRNAANALLKLLEEPPPRSALLIVSHRTGRLPPTIRSRCAVLRLRRLPVATVAAELQARHPEVEQATLLGVAELAGGSLGRALRFLESGRQEIYGRVLRALVQDRPDRAGLQTLAGDLAMLGGSEGFDQVQVLLQTIARRTVHAGLGREVVPIFAGEVALLGRLAAGGPLDRQAALWDKTAHLIQAADGLNLDGGHVVHRLLLDFCPATAA, from the coding sequence ATGAGCGCCACGCCGCCCGCCGCGACCGCCGACCTCATCGGTCATGACGAGGCCGAGGCGCGCTTGGTGCGCGCGCTGGCTTCGGGTCGCCTGCCGCCCGCTTGGCTCATCTGCGGTCCGGACGGCGTCGGCAAGGCGACGCTCGCCTATCGCCTCGCGCGTGTGCTCCTGGGCGGTCGCGCGCGGCCGGGAACGCTCGAGGTCGGCGCGGAGGATCGCGTCTTTCACCAGGTCACGGCCGGCTCGCATCCCGATCTGACCGTGCTCGAGCGGGCCCGCGACCCGAAGTCCGGCAGGCTCAAGGCCGACATTCCGGTCGATGCCGTGCGCGAGGCCGCGGACGCCCTGCATGTGAGTTCGATGGGATCCGGCTGGCGCGTCGTGCTGATCGATCCCGGCGAGGCCATGAACCGCAACGCCGCCAACGCGCTTTTGAAGCTCCTGGAAGAGCCGCCGCCGCGCAGCGCGCTCCTGATCGTCAGCCACCGGACGGGGCGCCTGCCGCCGACGATCCGCTCGCGTTGCGCCGTGCTCCGCCTGCGCCGCCTGCCGGTCGCCACCGTGGCCGCCGAACTGCAGGCCCGGCATCCGGAGGTCGAGCAGGCGACGCTCCTCGGCGTGGCGGAACTCGCCGGCGGCAGCCTCGGCCGCGCCCTGCGCTTCCTCGAATCCGGGCGCCAGGAAATCTACGGCCGGGTGCTGCGCGCCCTCGTCCAGGACCGGCCGGACCGCGCCGGGTTGCAGACCCTGGCGGGCGACCTCGCCATGCTCGGCGGCAGCGAGGGTTTCGACCAGGTCCAGGTCCTCCTCCAGACGATCGCGCGCCGGACCGTCCATGCCGGCCTGGGCCGCGAGGTCGTGCCGATCTTCGCCGGCGAGGTGGCGCTGCTTGGCCGTCTCGCGGCCGGCGGTCCGCTTGATCGTCAAGCGGCCTTGTGGGACAAGACGGCCCACCTGATCCAGGCGGCGGACGGGCTCAACCTCGACGGCGGCCATGTCGTGCATCGCCTTCTGCTGGATTTCTGCCCGGCCACGGCCGCCTGA